The sequence AGATAATAACCCCACCCAGATCACACCTTACGTTACATACGGATTAATAGCTGCGAACGTCCTAGCTTTTATTTATGAAGCTAGTCTCCCTCCCCAAGCATTAAATGGTTTTTTACATCTAGCAGCTGTAGTCCCCAGAGAACTCAGCTTAAGTTTTGCTGGCGTAGCTATTAATCAGCCAGTACCAGAATGGGCGACTTTGATTACTTCCCAATTTTTGCATGGTGGCTTATTGCATCTTGCAGGCAATATGTTATTTCTCTGGATTTTTGGTAATAATGTTGAAGATAAATTAGGTCATGCTAGATATTTATTTTTCTATTTATCTTGTGGAGTTTTAGCGTCTTTAGCCCAATGGTTCTTCGCACAGAATTCTAACATTCCTTCTCTGGGTGCGAGTGGTGCGATCGCTGGCGTCATGGGTGCATACATCCTCCGCTTTCCCCAAGCCGAAATTCTGGGCGTCGTTCCCCTAGGATTTTTCTTTCCCACCTTCCGCGTCCCAGCATATTTCTTTTTAGGATTTTGGTTTCTTCAACAAGCTTTCTACGGAATTGGTACCATCGAAGCACGTACCAACGTCGGGATGGAAAGTGGCGGTGTCGCCTACTGGGCCCATGCTGGCGGCTTTTTAGTTGGCGCAATTCTCGGCCCCCTGTTAGGTTTGTTCAGCGATAAAACACAGGA is a genomic window of Fortiea contorta PCC 7126 containing:
- a CDS encoding rhomboid family intramembrane serine protease, with protein sequence MVPIRDNNPTQITPYVTYGLIAANVLAFIYEASLPPQALNGFLHLAAVVPRELSLSFAGVAINQPVPEWATLITSQFLHGGLLHLAGNMLFLWIFGNNVEDKLGHARYLFFYLSCGVLASLAQWFFAQNSNIPSLGASGAIAGVMGAYILRFPQAEILGVVPLGFFFPTFRVPAYFFLGFWFLQQAFYGIGTIEARTNVGMESGGVAYWAHAGGFLVGAILGPLLGLFSDKTQEEYF